The proteins below come from a single Psychrobacter sp. FDAARGOS_221 genomic window:
- a CDS encoding nicotinate phosphoribosyltransferase: protein MYTSNLTNLILNADSYKTSHWLQYPPNSEYMSSYVEARKGDIDVLFFGLQAYIKEYLAKPITVADIDEAETVITAHGLPFNRQGWERLVEKHGGYLPVRIQAVPEGSIIPVSNVVCQIINTDPEFYWLPSYLETSILRAIWYPSTVASLSYYCKNIIKAALEKSADSTAGLPFKLHDFGARGASSMETVALGSLAHLVNFSGTDSMTALVAASRWYGMDKDMPAFSIPAAEHSTMTAWGREHEQQAFANMLQQFGGEGHTVAVVSDSYDLWNAIDNIWGDALKEQIQTMGGTLVIRPDSGDPAKVVREALERLSVKFGTTVNSKGYKVLPDCVRLIQGDGISPYTLGKILNTIMQAGFSADNVTFGMGGGLLQQVNRDTMSWAMKASAIQINGEWKEIFKDPITSRSKRSKKGRLALIKQTNGDIKTIKESELSDASDNLLQDVFVNGKLLVDDNLTRIRERTGW from the coding sequence ATGTACACTAGCAATTTAACTAACCTTATCTTAAATGCCGACAGCTATAAAACCTCGCATTGGCTGCAATATCCGCCTAACAGTGAGTATATGTCAAGCTATGTTGAAGCGCGTAAAGGCGATATTGACGTGCTGTTTTTTGGGCTTCAAGCTTATATTAAAGAATATCTGGCCAAGCCAATTACTGTTGCTGATATTGATGAAGCAGAAACCGTCATTACCGCCCATGGTCTTCCCTTTAATCGACAGGGTTGGGAGCGCTTGGTTGAGAAGCATGGTGGTTATCTACCCGTTCGTATTCAGGCAGTTCCTGAAGGCAGTATTATTCCTGTCTCTAATGTGGTCTGTCAGATTATCAACACAGACCCTGAGTTTTATTGGCTGCCAAGCTATCTTGAAACGTCGATTTTAAGAGCAATTTGGTATCCCTCTACTGTGGCAAGCCTGTCATACTACTGTAAAAATATTATCAAGGCTGCATTAGAAAAATCGGCAGACAGCACAGCCGGCCTACCCTTCAAGCTACATGACTTTGGTGCGCGTGGCGCATCTAGTATGGAAACCGTTGCCTTAGGCAGCTTGGCACATTTGGTTAACTTCTCAGGTACCGACAGCATGACAGCTTTAGTTGCTGCCAGCCGTTGGTATGGTATGGACAAAGACATGCCTGCCTTCTCTATCCCAGCTGCTGAGCACAGCACCATGACGGCTTGGGGCCGGGAACATGAGCAACAAGCATTTGCCAATATGCTGCAGCAGTTTGGTGGCGAAGGTCACACTGTCGCTGTGGTATCTGATAGCTACGACTTATGGAATGCCATTGATAATATCTGGGGTGATGCGCTGAAAGAGCAAATTCAAACCATGGGCGGTACCTTGGTTATTCGTCCCGACAGTGGTGATCCTGCCAAGGTTGTGCGTGAAGCATTAGAAAGACTGTCTGTGAAATTTGGCACTACAGTTAATAGCAAAGGCTACAAAGTGCTTCCCGACTGTGTGCGCCTGATTCAAGGCGATGGTATCAGCCCATATACTCTAGGCAAAATACTAAACACTATTATGCAAGCCGGCTTTAGCGCAGATAACGTCACCTTTGGTATGGGCGGTGGTCTACTTCAACAAGTAAACCGCGACACCATGAGCTGGGCCATGAAAGCCAGTGCGATTCAGATTAACGGGGAATGGAAAGAGATTTTCAAAGACCCGATTACCAGCCGTTCTAAACGCTCGAAAAAAGGACGCTTAGCATTAATCAAACAGACCAATGGTGATATCAAAACAATCAAAGAGAGCGAGTTATCGGATGCCTCTGACAACCTGCTACAAGACGTGTTTGTAAACGGTAAACTGTTGGTTGATGATAATTTAACCCGAATCCGCGAGCGTACTGGTTGGTAG
- a CDS encoding glutathione S-transferase family protein, with product MKLYILPGACSFVPHTALEWAGADYELEILDHDSVKSEEYLRINPQGSVPAIVDGDTVISQNLAVQTFINATYPDAHIFGKDDTPADLAYAYHWLAFLNSDLHKAFAPVFGPDGFIKGDDEQKALVAQAKQKIVNLLDYPNKQLGKHDYLTGTKSTADLYLYVILRWSKNFELDLAAYSNLNPFIKRIESDESVTEALRQEGLEKINSL from the coding sequence ATGAAGTTATATATTTTACCTGGTGCCTGCTCTTTCGTTCCACATACTGCGCTTGAATGGGCTGGTGCTGATTATGAATTAGAAATATTAGACCACGACAGCGTCAAGTCTGAAGAATACCTGCGTATTAATCCTCAAGGCTCAGTACCTGCTATCGTTGATGGTGACACTGTTATCTCACAAAACTTAGCGGTACAAACCTTTATTAATGCAACTTACCCTGATGCGCACATCTTTGGTAAAGACGACACCCCTGCTGATCTTGCTTACGCTTATCACTGGTTGGCCTTCTTAAACTCAGATTTACACAAAGCCTTTGCTCCAGTATTTGGACCAGATGGCTTTATTAAAGGTGATGATGAGCAAAAAGCGTTAGTCGCCCAAGCAAAACAAAAAATTGTCAACTTACTTGATTATCCAAATAAGCAATTAGGCAAGCATGACTATCTGACCGGTACCAAAAGCACAGCTGACCTATATCTGTATGTGATCCTGCGTTGGTCGAAAAACTTTGAGCTAGATTTGGCTGCTTACAGCAATCTTAACCCATTCATCAAACGTATCGAATCAGATGAGTCTGTGACTGAAGCGCTACGTCAAGAAGGTTTAGAAAAAATTAATTCGCTGTAA
- the rarD gene encoding EamA family transporter RarD: MPVWSTHDPHQKTLMIGAVLAIISNLLFAVLYFYSTLLQPLTGTQVFIWRMLTMWLTLISFLLFRGRLKLHLQVLRHLNTPKQLLRLLLPTPIFFSQLWLFMWAPVNDQGVQVAMGYFLFPLMMVLFGFVIFGERLSRLQWLAVLFAFLGISIEIIRTQSVSWATLWVCGTYPIYYIIRRMQGITAMTGMLVDLTLFLPIALYYLVFVSPESISIATGSALSLFLVISLGIISVLALRTNLDASLMLPVNVFGMMSYLEPAILFLLAVTVLGNPFELAMLYSYGLIWLGIGFLLLHAIRQLQANRRNKNQWQRGARVS; the protein is encoded by the coding sequence ATGCCTGTATGGTCAACCCATGACCCTCATCAGAAGACGTTAATGATCGGTGCTGTACTTGCCATCATCTCTAATTTATTATTTGCCGTATTGTACTTTTATAGCACCTTATTGCAGCCTCTGACCGGGACACAAGTCTTTATTTGGCGAATGCTGACCATGTGGCTTACCTTGATCAGTTTTTTGCTGTTCCGTGGTCGTTTAAAGCTGCACCTTCAAGTATTACGTCATCTCAATACCCCCAAACAGCTACTGCGACTGTTGTTGCCAACCCCTATCTTCTTTAGCCAGTTATGGCTATTTATGTGGGCGCCTGTCAATGATCAAGGCGTGCAGGTTGCGATGGGCTACTTTTTATTCCCACTAATGATGGTGCTGTTTGGATTTGTCATTTTCGGTGAGCGTTTGAGCCGCTTACAATGGCTGGCTGTATTATTTGCGTTTTTAGGCATATCTATTGAAATCATACGCACTCAAAGCGTGTCATGGGCAACCCTTTGGGTATGCGGCACTTATCCGATTTACTACATCATACGCCGTATGCAAGGCATTACCGCCATGACCGGTATGCTGGTCGACTTAACCTTATTTTTGCCCATTGCCTTATACTATTTGGTATTTGTCTCACCCGAGAGTATCTCAATCGCTACTGGCTCAGCACTGTCACTATTTTTGGTGATTAGCTTGGGTATTATTAGTGTGCTGGCACTAAGAACCAATCTCGATGCTAGCCTGATGCTGCCGGTGAACGTGTTTGGCATGATGAGCTATCTTGAGCCTGCAATACTCTTCTTGCTAGCAGTGACCGTGCTTGGCAACCCGTTTGAGCTGGCCATGTTATATAGCTATGGTCTTATTTGGCTTGGTATTGGCTTTTTGCTGCTGCACGCTATTCGACAACTGCAAGCCAATCGCCGTAACAAGAACCAATGGCAACGTGGCGCTCGCGTTAGTTAG
- a CDS encoding O-acetylhomoserine aminocarboxypropyltransferase/cysteine synthase family protein, translating to MSDNQTNNQRLETLAIHAGYSVEPTTKAVAVPIYHTSSYAFDDTQHGADLFDLKVQGNIYTRIMNPTNAVLEERVAALEGGIGALAVASGMAAITYAVQTICEAGDNIVAVSTLYGGTYNLFAHTLPRQGIEVRFFDHTNPEQMQDLIDDKTKMVFAESIGNPLGNIIDIQRVADIAHKHGVPVVIDNTVATPALCRPFEHGADIVVHSLTKYMSGTGTSIGGAIVDSGHFNWGDYPERFPLLNQPDVSYHGVNFVQDIGAAAFIARARVAPLRNTGAALSPLNAFSILQGIQTLSLRMERHVENAQAVAEFLKGHDKVAWVKYAGLSDHPDHQLAQKYMQGTPSAILTFGVKGGREAGARFIDALNLITRLVNIGDAKSLASHPATTTHRQLNEEELAKAGVSEDMIRLSIGIEHIDDIKADLEQALANA from the coding sequence ATGAGTGATAATCAAACAAACAATCAACGTTTAGAAACCCTTGCTATTCACGCAGGATATAGTGTTGAGCCGACTACCAAAGCAGTGGCAGTACCTATTTATCACACCAGCTCTTATGCGTTTGATGACACTCAGCACGGCGCAGATTTATTTGATCTAAAAGTGCAAGGTAACATCTATACTCGTATCATGAACCCAACCAATGCCGTACTTGAAGAGCGTGTGGCTGCACTAGAAGGCGGTATTGGCGCACTGGCAGTAGCGTCAGGTATGGCGGCCATTACTTATGCGGTGCAAACCATCTGTGAAGCAGGCGATAATATCGTTGCGGTATCTACCCTATATGGCGGTACTTATAACCTGTTCGCACACACCTTGCCGCGTCAAGGTATCGAAGTGCGTTTCTTCGATCACACCAATCCAGAGCAAATGCAAGATCTGATTGATGATAAAACCAAAATGGTATTTGCCGAAAGTATTGGTAACCCACTCGGTAATATTATCGATATTCAACGTGTGGCTGATATTGCGCATAAGCATGGTGTGCCAGTAGTGATTGATAATACGGTAGCCACGCCAGCGCTGTGCCGTCCATTCGAGCATGGTGCAGACATCGTGGTTCATTCATTAACCAAGTATATGAGTGGTACGGGTACCTCAATTGGTGGTGCGATTGTCGATAGTGGTCACTTTAATTGGGGTGATTATCCTGAGCGTTTCCCATTATTAAATCAGCCAGATGTGAGTTACCATGGTGTTAACTTTGTACAAGATATTGGTGCTGCTGCCTTTATCGCTCGCGCACGTGTGGCGCCACTACGTAATACCGGTGCAGCGCTTAGCCCACTTAACGCGTTTAGTATTTTGCAAGGTATTCAGACCCTAAGCTTACGTATGGAGCGCCATGTTGAAAACGCTCAAGCAGTTGCTGAGTTCTTAAAAGGCCATGATAAAGTGGCTTGGGTTAAATATGCCGGTTTGTCTGATCACCCTGATCATCAGCTTGCACAAAAATACATGCAAGGTACGCCATCGGCAATCTTAACCTTTGGTGTTAAAGGTGGCCGTGAGGCTGGCGCGCGCTTTATTGATGCGTTAAACCTGATTACGCGTTTGGTTAATATCGGTGATGCAAAATCTCTTGCCAGTCACCCTGCAACTACTACTCACCGTCAGTTAAACGAAGAAGAGCTGGCCAAAGCGGGTGTGAGTGAAGATATGATTCGCTTATCTATTGGTATTGAACATATTGATGATATCAAAGCAGATCTAGAGCAGGCTTTAGCTAACGCTTAA
- a CDS encoding SGNH/GDSL hydrolase family protein, producing MQKKDIVLAPIYLYQGLKLKRTAVRLPEAEGERYGSLELASSKPNTETDNTSTLTFMMAGDSSAAGVGVDSQHNALVGHLLNHLQTLPQITDNYTHINWSLHATSGHTSYDVLRRLYVLPIPKTPMDVVIVLVGVNDTTANVSPTQWQAQLREIIELSKRKFGARYVLFPGLPPMQHMPAIPRPLNQFLGAKTALMNQKLNEVCQEYDKVLALPMQFENTGLTADELFSIDGFHPNSTAYSFLALKLAKTLAQLVEDGELA from the coding sequence ATGCAAAAAAAAGACATTGTTCTTGCCCCGATCTATCTTTATCAGGGCTTAAAGCTAAAGCGCACTGCAGTACGTTTGCCAGAAGCAGAAGGTGAGCGCTACGGCAGCTTAGAGTTGGCATCATCAAAGCCAAATACCGAAACTGATAACACATCAACGCTTACTTTTATGATGGCAGGCGATTCTTCAGCAGCGGGTGTGGGCGTTGACTCTCAGCATAACGCTTTAGTCGGTCATTTATTAAACCATCTACAGACGCTGCCACAAATAACGGACAATTACACCCATATTAACTGGTCACTACATGCCACCTCTGGGCATACCAGTTATGATGTGCTGCGTCGGCTATACGTGTTACCTATTCCAAAAACACCGATGGATGTGGTGATTGTATTGGTCGGTGTTAATGACACCACCGCCAATGTGTCCCCCACTCAGTGGCAAGCACAGTTAAGAGAGATTATTGAGTTAAGCAAACGCAAATTTGGTGCCCGCTACGTGCTATTCCCAGGCTTACCGCCAATGCAGCACATGCCAGCCATTCCGCGTCCGTTAAACCAATTTTTGGGAGCGAAAACGGCGTTAATGAATCAAAAGCTGAATGAAGTTTGCCAAGAATATGACAAGGTATTGGCACTACCCATGCAGTTTGAAAACACTGGCTTAACGGCAGATGAGCTGTTTTCGATCGATGGCTTTCACCCCAACTCAACCGCCTATTCATTCT
- the nfuA gene encoding Fe-S biogenesis protein NfuA, translating into MTDTTPVSAIDTEQTDIKSNITITEPAQGYLAELLAKQGTPGIGVRIFVEHPGTPRAECCMAYNQPGEEDAADLQMPFEHFTAFIEAASVPYLEDAVIDYNKDRFGGQLTFRAPNSKVPKVGEDASVEERINYVLQSEINPSLAAHGGNVQLLELIEDEAGLTAVLKFGGGCQGCSAVDLTLRQGVEVQLKQQIPELMQVVDDTDHSLTDNAYYK; encoded by the coding sequence ATGACAGATACAACACCAGTTTCTGCAATTGATACAGAACAAACCGATATCAAAAGCAATATTACGATTACTGAGCCGGCACAAGGTTATCTGGCCGAGTTGCTAGCCAAGCAAGGAACGCCAGGAATTGGCGTGCGTATCTTTGTCGAGCATCCAGGCACACCACGTGCTGAGTGCTGCATGGCTTACAACCAGCCAGGCGAAGAAGACGCGGCTGACTTACAGATGCCTTTTGAGCATTTCACAGCCTTTATCGAAGCCGCTTCAGTGCCTTACTTAGAAGATGCGGTGATTGACTATAATAAAGATCGTTTTGGCGGTCAGTTAACCTTCCGCGCACCAAACTCAAAAGTGCCAAAAGTTGGTGAAGATGCTAGCGTAGAAGAGCGCATCAACTATGTATTGCAGTCTGAAATTAACCCAAGCTTGGCCGCACATGGCGGTAACGTACAATTGCTTGAGCTGATTGAAGATGAAGCTGGCTTGACCGCAGTATTAAAATTCGGCGGCGGCTGTCAGGGCTGTTCAGCGGTTGACTTGACCTTGCGTCAAGGCGTTGAAGTTCAATTAAAGCAGCAAATCCCTGAGTTGATGCAAGTGGTTGATGATACCGATCACAGCTTAACCGACAACGCGTACTATAAATAG
- a CDS encoding bifunctional nicotinamide-nucleotide adenylyltransferase/Nudix hydroxylase has product MSALSDQSLTEATKEAEQRYKYLVFIGRFQPFHRGHKAVIDEALSRAEHVIILVGSANLPRSLRNPFTVEERTKMIKGAFPEKEAKRIHCVGLNDALYNDTRWLQYVQAAVRSVTGDISKDVALIGHSKDSSSYYLSLFPNWQSISVPNHKNLSSTPIREGYLMGATPTGERTPDSTRSVLEDFKHTEDYKKLHEEAWFIDNYKKQWQDTPYPPTFMTTDAVVVQSGHILLVERRSMPGRGLWALPGGFVDPKETLLDACIRELREETKLKVPEPVLRGSRHSQHTFDDPYRSARGRTITQAFYFHLKNDAKGLPKVKGGDDAAKAFWLPLAELDAKKMFEDHYAIITKMVGL; this is encoded by the coding sequence ATGAGTGCGTTATCTGACCAAAGCTTAACCGAAGCGACAAAAGAAGCGGAACAGCGTTATAAATACTTGGTATTTATCGGACGTTTTCAGCCCTTTCACAGAGGGCACAAAGCCGTCATTGATGAAGCACTTAGCCGAGCCGAGCATGTTATTATCTTGGTCGGTTCAGCCAACCTGCCCAGAAGCCTTCGTAACCCGTTTACGGTAGAAGAGCGCACTAAAATGATCAAAGGCGCCTTCCCTGAAAAAGAGGCAAAGCGTATTCACTGCGTCGGTCTTAATGATGCCTTATATAATGACACACGCTGGCTTCAGTATGTACAGGCAGCCGTGCGCTCAGTCACAGGCGACATCAGCAAAGATGTGGCTTTAATTGGTCACTCCAAAGACAGCTCCTCTTACTATTTATCTTTATTCCCAAATTGGCAGTCTATTTCAGTACCGAATCACAAAAACTTATCGTCAACCCCGATTCGTGAAGGCTATCTGATGGGCGCCACCCCTACTGGTGAGCGTACTCCAGACTCGACGCGCTCAGTGCTAGAAGACTTTAAGCACACCGAAGACTATAAAAAGCTGCATGAAGAAGCTTGGTTCATCGACAACTACAAAAAGCAGTGGCAAGACACCCCTTATCCGCCAACCTTTATGACCACGGATGCGGTGGTTGTTCAATCTGGGCATATCTTACTGGTTGAACGCCGCAGTATGCCAGGTCGAGGCTTGTGGGCATTGCCTGGCGGCTTCGTTGATCCAAAAGAGACCTTGTTAGATGCTTGTATTCGTGAGTTAAGAGAAGAGACCAAGCTCAAAGTGCCAGAGCCAGTGCTTAGAGGATCACGTCATAGCCAACATACCTTTGACGATCCGTATCGCTCAGCACGTGGCCGCACCATCACTCAAGCATTTTATTTCCATCTAAAAAATGATGCCAAAGGTTTGCCGAAAGTGAAAGGCGGTGATGATGCCGCAAAAGCCTTTTGGTTACCTTTAGCGGAACTTGATGCGAAAAAAATGTTCGAAGACCATTACGCCATCATTACCAAAATGGTGGGATTATAA
- a CDS encoding adenosine kinase has protein sequence MYNVMAIGNALVDHEYLLSDEQLTQTSLSKGSMTLASLEEQTQLLDTFVEQQLQPSNQAGGGSAANAMFAFASLGGTSFYGCRVGDDDAGAFYLNDLNKAGVATNNELSVAKDGVTGSCVVAITPDGERTMQTFLGTSSEIDANNIDLNALAESDWLYYEGYLAMSEALRPALRELYQQAKANNTKIAVSFADPAVVNFAKDGLLEILAEGVDAIFCNVEEAMLFTDTDNIQQAAKALTEYSTLAVVTNGPSDTLICQRLSADEMSMTSVTPPKVDKVIDTNGAGDNYSGAFLYALHQGHDLNTCGKLAGKVASHIVQQFGPRLKPEQYQQITQQILG, from the coding sequence ATGTACAATGTTATGGCCATAGGCAACGCCCTAGTCGATCACGAATACCTGTTAAGCGATGAGCAACTGACTCAAACCAGCTTATCAAAAGGCAGCATGACCCTTGCCAGCCTAGAAGAACAAACACAGCTGCTTGATACTTTTGTTGAGCAGCAACTACAACCTTCAAACCAAGCCGGTGGTGGCTCAGCGGCCAATGCCATGTTTGCGTTTGCCAGTCTTGGCGGTACCTCATTTTATGGCTGCCGTGTCGGTGATGATGACGCTGGAGCTTTTTATCTTAATGACTTAAACAAAGCCGGTGTTGCCACCAATAACGAGCTATCGGTTGCTAAAGATGGGGTTACAGGTTCATGTGTGGTTGCTATCACCCCAGATGGTGAGCGCACCATGCAGACCTTCTTAGGCACCTCAAGTGAGATTGATGCCAATAACATCGATCTGAATGCATTGGCCGAAAGCGATTGGTTGTATTATGAAGGCTACTTGGCGATGTCTGAAGCCTTGCGCCCAGCGCTACGTGAGCTTTACCAACAGGCCAAAGCCAATAACACCAAAATCGCCGTTAGCTTTGCCGACCCAGCGGTTGTCAATTTTGCCAAAGACGGTTTGCTTGAAATCTTGGCCGAAGGCGTGGATGCCATCTTCTGTAACGTAGAAGAAGCCATGCTATTTACTGACACTGATAACATCCAGCAAGCGGCTAAAGCATTGACTGAATACAGCACGCTTGCTGTGGTCACTAATGGCCCAAGCGACACCTTAATCTGTCAGCGCCTTTCAGCAGATGAGATGAGCATGACCAGTGTCACACCGCCAAAAGTAGATAAAGTAATAGATACTAATGGCGCAGGCGATAATTATTCTGGTGCATTTTTGTATGCATTACACCAAGGCCATGATTTGAATACGTGTGGTAAATTGGCAGGCAAGGTAGCCAGTCATATCGTGCAGCAGTTTGGTCCTAGACTGAAGCCTGAGCAATACCAACAGATTACACAGCAGATTTTAGGTTAA
- a CDS encoding IS3 family transposase (programmed frameshift): MSKRMTETQIVSILKEAEAGIPAKELCRKYGIANSTFYKWRSKYGGMEASDVKRLKELEEENRRLKQMYADLSLKAQMQEDIIKKPIAPACERKVWAQELQAQYGVSIASSCQVVCMSRTAYYYKPKLSDDSEIIDVLNELTDKHNRWGFPKCFKRIRKLGYSWNHKRVHRVYKALNLNLRRKSKRRLPTRNPQPLSVPNALGHTWSMDFMSDKLHNNIRFRTFNVIDDYNREILGIDIGTSIPSLRVIRYLDQLAEWHGYPKQIRVDNGSEFTSKVFTDWATAHGIYIDYIEPGCPYQNAYIERFNRSYRNEVLDCYLFNDLNEVSQLTEEWITVYNTERPHDSLNDMTPAQYRQVA, from the exons ATGAGCAAACGAATGACTGAGACCCAAATAGTATCCATTTTAAAAGAAGCAGAAGCAGGAATACCTGCTAAAGAGCTGTGCCGTAAGTACGGAATTGCTAATTCGACTTTCTATAAATGGCGTTCCAAGTATGGAGGCATGGAAGCCTCTGATGTTAAGCGACTAAAAGAGCTTGAAGAAGAAAACCGTAGGCTTAAACAGATGTATGCTGATTTAAGCCTCAAAGCGCAAATGCAGGAAGATATCATAAAAAAGC CTATAGCGCCTGCTTGTGAGCGCAAAGTCTGGGCTCAAGAATTGCAGGCGCAGTATGGTGTCAGTATTGCATCGAGCTGTCAGGTGGTCTGTATGAGTCGAACCGCTTATTACTATAAGCCTAAGCTATCTGATGATAGTGAGATTATTGATGTCTTAAATGAACTAACAGATAAGCACAATCGTTGGGGTTTCCCAAAGTGTTTTAAGCGTATACGCAAGCTTGGCTATTCATGGAATCATAAACGAGTACACCGTGTTTATAAAGCTTTAAACTTAAACCTACGCCGTAAGTCTAAAAGACGGCTACCAACACGTAACCCCCAGCCGTTAAGTGTGCCAAACGCATTGGGTCATACTTGGTCTATGGACTTTATGAGCGATAAGCTGCACAATAATATTCGCTTTCGAACCTTTAATGTGATTGATGATTACAACCGCGAAATACTCGGCATTGATATTGGTACCAGCATTCCCTCACTCCGAGTGATTCGCTACCTTGACCAGTTAGCCGAGTGGCATGGTTATCCTAAGCAAATTCGTGTGGATAATGGTAGTGAGTTCACCTCTAAAGTGTTTACTGATTGGGCAACGGCTCACGGTATCTATATTGACTATATTGAGCCTGGCTGTCCTTATCAGAATGCTTATATTGAACGGTTTAATCGTAGTTACCGCAATGAGGTTTTGGATTGTTATTTATTCAATGATTTAAATGAAGTCAGTCAACTGACTGAGGAGTGGATCACGGTTTATAACACCGAAAGACCCCATGATTCACTTAATGATATGACACCTGCCCAGTATAGACAGGTGGCTTAA
- a CDS encoding hemolysin family protein: MSVISAVISILLLIGISALVSSSELALASSRKVKLQIMAKEGDTRALDVLAMQDNPGSFITVVQIVLNAVAILAGVIGESALSPYLVELTGHDALSSILSFVFVTSAFVLLADLMPKRLGMSNSEAIAIRMVRPMMVVIFICKPFVWVFDGAANSIFKVLGVSTVRKDDMTSEDIYAVMDAGAEAGVLKHQEHHLIANIFEMQERTVTSVMTTREQIVYFDSHASEELIIQTMIREPHHKFLVCSDDDLEQTLGYVESRTFLAQVLQQKQVRLTDQNILRTALFIPDTLTLFDVLETFKTTGTDFAVIVNEYALVVGVITLKDVMSIVMGELVTIDEQPIVQRTENSWLIDGMTPIEDVIRTLDILNFPNAENYETISGFMMYMLRKIPKKTDVIEHAGYKFEILDTENLKINQLLVTRIEIDDME; this comes from the coding sequence ATGAGCGTCATTAGTGCGGTTATCTCTATTCTTTTGCTAATTGGAATCAGTGCGTTGGTGTCAAGCTCAGAGCTTGCCTTAGCGTCATCGCGAAAAGTCAAACTTCAAATCATGGCCAAAGAAGGCGATACCCGCGCCCTAGATGTGTTAGCGATGCAAGACAATCCAGGTAGCTTTATTACCGTGGTACAAATTGTGTTGAACGCGGTCGCTATTTTGGCAGGTGTTATCGGTGAGTCTGCGCTCAGCCCTTATTTGGTTGAGCTAACTGGCCATGATGCCCTCTCATCGATACTGTCGTTTGTGTTTGTCACCAGTGCTTTTGTATTGCTTGCCGATTTAATGCCCAAGCGTCTTGGCATGTCTAACTCTGAAGCCATTGCCATTCGCATGGTTCGGCCGATGATGGTGGTTATCTTTATTTGCAAACCCTTTGTTTGGGTTTTTGACGGTGCGGCCAACAGTATTTTTAAGGTGCTTGGGGTTTCTACCGTTCGCAAAGATGACATGACCTCAGAAGATATCTATGCGGTCATGGATGCCGGCGCCGAAGCTGGGGTATTAAAGCATCAAGAGCATCACCTGATTGCCAATATTTTTGAGATGCAAGAACGCACTGTTACCTCAGTGATGACCACTCGTGAACAAATCGTCTACTTTGACTCTCATGCCTCAGAAGAGCTGATCATCCAAACTATGATACGTGAACCGCACCATAAATTTTTGGTGTGCTCCGACGATGATTTGGAGCAAACCTTAGGCTATGTTGAGTCTCGAACCTTTTTGGCACAAGTGCTTCAGCAAAAGCAGGTGCGCTTAACCGATCAAAACATATTACGCACCGCATTATTTATTCCAGATACCCTCACCCTATTTGATGTGTTAGAGACCTTCAAAACCACAGGTACAGACTTTGCGGTCATCGTTAATGAGTATGCACTGGTAGTCGGTGTCATTACCCTAAAAGACGTGATGAGTATTGTGATGGGTGAGCTGGTGACTATTGATGAGCAGCCTATTGTACAGCGTACCGAAAACTCGTGGCTGATCGACGGCATGACTCCTATCGAAGACGTGATTCGTACGTTGGATATTCTCAACTTTCCTAATGCTGAAAATTATGAGACCATTAGTGGATTCATGATGTATATGCTACGCAAAATCCCTAAGAAAACGGACGTCATTGAGCACGCCGGCTATAAGTTTGAGATTTTAGATACTGAAAATTTAAAGATAAACCAGTTATTGGTGACAAGAATAGAAATTGACGACATGGAGTGA